The Myxococcales bacterium genomic sequence GCCCGCGCTGCGCGGGGCCGATGAAGGTGCTGGGCCCTGTGCAAGAGCGAGGGGCTATCGAGACGATCCTGGCCTACAAGGGCCTCTCAGCGGAGGTGCCCACGTGGTCACCGGCGAGGGGACCGCCCGGAGGCACGGGCGAGACGGGATGTGATTCGGATCTGTGGCCGGCTTGAGGTTCTGTAGGGAGCCGAGGGTGGGGCTGGAGGGGGGAGATCTGACCGCGCCATGCAAATGTATTGTGAAATACTGATTCAATACGGCTTGATTCTCGCGTGGTCCTTGTTTTCGCCCGGCAGTAAGGCTAAGGACGCAAGGCGGCTTACGTTAGTTGATAGAACATATTTTATCAGACAAATTTGACGCGGAGGGACGTGGCGCTTGTAGTTCCTGTACGCAACTCTTTGCTGGGTAGCTGCCCTCGCACAGCTGTGATACTTCCAACATAGGTGTTGGTTCACGCTGGGATTGTTGGCGATGGTCTGCAGAGTCAAAGACCAAGAAATACAGAAAGACGCTGCAGCTCTTCTTCCAGTGCTGCCGTGAATGCCTTCGCTCGTGGCCGCGCGCTCACGAAGCCGAACGATTCGACGAGTCGCCCATCTCGCACATGTACGTTGCCCCAGCCCACAGCTTGATTGCCCCAAAGCAGAGGTAGCGCGTAGTAGCCGAGCTTGCGTTTGGGCGCTGGGGTGTAGGCCTCGAAGCGATAGGCCCAGCCCCAGAAGATCTCGAATCGACGGCGATCCCACACCACCGGATCGAAAGGTGTCAAAAGGCGCACCTGCTCGTCAATGCGGTAACGACTTGATCCGGGATTCTCATCGCGCGGCCAGTACCAGTCGATGCCATCGACACGCGCATGAGCAAGATTTTGCTTGGCGTGATCAAGTGCGCGTTTTCGATCTGCAGTCCACTGGGGCGTACCATTGCGCAATAACTGGCTCAACAGTCCGCTCAGACTTGCTGCGGGCAAGGGCGCGTATTTGCGCACGATCAATTCGACCAGGCGGTCAACCTGCTGCCGGCACTGATACGCGTCTAGAGCCGTGGAAATCTGTTCGCGCGCTGCATAGACACGCACGCCACTGTCTCGTCGCACCACGCGCAACATGCCCCGGTAGTGCATGGCATCGAGCAGCTGCGTGCTGGCATTGGA encodes the following:
- a CDS encoding winged helix DNA-binding domain-containing protein is translated as MPTLTLADLRRYAIARSLFAPTTLPRAIDRLGFVQADPIRAPARAQDLTLRHRAKNYHAGDLELRYATLGIEEDFFVNYGFLRHEHQILMHPRVSRTQWTAARNRQAQEVLEFVRAQGAVHPRVVDAHFSHGKASNWFGGSSNASTQLLDAMHYRGMLRVVRRDSGVRVYAAREQISTALDAYQCRQQVDRLVELIVRKYAPLPAASLSGLLSQLLRNGTPQWTADRKRALDHAKQNLAHARVDGIDWYWPRDENPGSSRYRIDEQVRLLTPFDPVVWDRRRFEIFWGWAYRFEAYTPAPKRKLGYYALPLLWGNQAVGWGNVHVRDGRLVESFGFVSARPRAKAFTAALEEELQRLSVFLGL